A window of Longispora fulva contains these coding sequences:
- a CDS encoding AMP-binding protein: MDNYVNRALDILAGYGDREALVGDGVRLTYDDVHAKVLELAASLQDNGVRSGTAVGVLVSNPPEALPLHLALHLLGCRTVWIALITPRNELAAYVRLAQLDVLIYDARTQDALGREIAASLAPLPVLCLGPDGLGPDILAARAADAPALDLTGVTHEPESVFQTSGTTGLPKMVHHRQGFFEQVIALAGEFRDSGHPVLRHLSVTPPWHVSGPMTAYFNLFHGGVLFVQEDWDADVFLATIHAEQINSTFVSPPLFYELLDHPKLAETDFRQMLMFNVGSAPTAPARLVQAHELLGPVVRIVYGLSESTLISAMPNVTPDPAHPDRLGSCGVPYGDVTIEIRDEEARPVPTGELGEVWVASRLNMTGYWGQPDYTAETLVDGWVRTGDLGKLDDDGYLYLVDRVKDMIVTGRGSRNVFSRPLEDFLAAQPEVRAAAVIGVGDDKLGEVVHAYVVLAPDAAVTVEDLQARVLADFTPIWVPRTVDFVDRLPLGNTGKVDKKALRARYLAEHP; encoded by the coding sequence ATGGACAACTACGTCAATCGCGCCCTGGACATCCTCGCCGGATACGGCGACCGGGAGGCCCTCGTCGGCGACGGCGTCCGGCTCACCTACGACGACGTCCACGCGAAGGTGCTCGAACTCGCCGCGTCCCTGCAGGACAACGGCGTACGGTCCGGCACGGCGGTCGGCGTCCTGGTGTCCAACCCGCCCGAGGCGCTGCCCCTGCACCTGGCGCTGCACCTGCTCGGCTGCCGTACCGTGTGGATCGCCCTGATCACGCCCCGCAACGAGCTCGCCGCCTACGTGCGGCTCGCACAGCTCGACGTGCTGATCTACGACGCCCGCACCCAGGACGCGCTCGGCCGGGAGATCGCCGCGAGCCTCGCCCCGCTGCCGGTGCTGTGTCTCGGCCCCGACGGCCTCGGCCCGGACATCCTCGCGGCCCGGGCCGCCGACGCGCCCGCCCTGGACCTCACCGGCGTGACGCACGAGCCGGAGTCGGTGTTCCAGACCAGCGGCACGACCGGACTGCCGAAGATGGTGCACCACCGGCAGGGCTTCTTCGAGCAGGTCATCGCGCTGGCCGGCGAGTTCCGCGACTCCGGGCACCCGGTGCTGCGGCACCTGTCGGTCACCCCGCCGTGGCATGTCAGCGGGCCGATGACCGCGTACTTCAACCTGTTCCACGGCGGCGTGCTGTTCGTCCAGGAGGACTGGGACGCCGACGTCTTCCTCGCCACCATCCACGCCGAGCAGATCAACTCGACCTTCGTGTCGCCGCCGCTGTTCTACGAGCTGCTCGACCACCCGAAGCTGGCCGAGACGGACTTCCGGCAGATGCTGATGTTCAACGTCGGCAGCGCCCCGACCGCGCCGGCCCGCCTCGTCCAGGCGCACGAACTCCTCGGCCCGGTGGTCCGGATCGTGTACGGCCTGAGCGAGTCCACCCTGATCAGCGCCATGCCGAACGTCACCCCCGACCCGGCCCACCCGGACCGGCTCGGCTCGTGCGGCGTGCCCTACGGCGACGTGACGATCGAGATCCGCGACGAGGAAGCCCGGCCGGTGCCCACCGGCGAGCTCGGCGAGGTGTGGGTGGCCAGCAGACTCAACATGACCGGGTACTGGGGCCAGCCCGACTACACCGCCGAGACCCTGGTCGACGGCTGGGTCCGCACCGGGGACCTGGGCAAACTCGACGACGACGGCTACCTGTACCTGGTGGACCGGGTCAAGGACATGATCGTCACCGGACGCGGCTCGCGGAACGTGTTCTCCCGCCCCCTCGAGGACTTCCTCGCCGCCCAGCCCGAGGTGCGCGCCGCCGCCGTCATCGGGGTCGGCGACGACAAGCTCGGCGAGGTCGTGCACGCCTACGTCGTCCTCGCCCCCGACGCGGCGGTCACCGTCGAGGACCTGCAGGCCCGGGTCCTGGCGGACTTCACCCCGATCTGGGTGCCCCGGACCGTGGACTTCGTGGACCGGCTGCCGCTCGGCAACACCGGCAAGGTGGACAAGAAGGCGCTGCGGGCCCGGTACCTGGCCGAGCACCCGTGA
- a CDS encoding type 2 lanthipeptide synthetase LanM family protein codes for MTPWVSGLSLAERLTLADQPTSSTPVPDRAARRLDRWRAAHDLAATGQWGRRLAAVGLDEAGVLALLAEAPAELAARASRPRWAVEVEALLETAPPATASADTGSTASGADPDDDARGGWQAGFAAILDPFVATARERCLARIPESPAWDRSLLVAGFTASLSVTLTRIACRTLVLELNVARVTDRLDGTTPQERFASFVRQASRRAALTAILHEYPVLARLLVQATDNAVDAFVELVDRWRADRPAVVAGLFGGVDPGPCVAVDTGAGDAHRGGRSVAVLRFADGRKLVYKPRSLAVHARFHGLVRWLNTKTDPTGTGEPAPPAAADPGRLDLLTPDILDRGTHGWAAFVEHRSLPGAPGPYYRRLGALLALVYALDGVDFHMENLIACGDQPVLVDLETLFHPPHRTGSVSETGLLPLAGLDLSGLGGAEGTPYPTESAVLAEPGTDGMRIDRRTLRTRGARNRPLAGGVPVDARAFSADLLAGFRLGYTTLVASRDEFLARLADFADDEIRVVIRPTQTYAMLLDESTHPDVLRDALDRDRILDHLWARSTGDPLREGLIHHELRELWAGDVPVFTSRPGSRDLFTGVGARVRDVYPVPHLARVSQKIAAMGPDDLLAQEKLIGDAMAEGENHER; via the coding sequence GTGACTCCATGGGTGAGCGGCCTCAGTCTGGCCGAACGGCTGACCCTGGCCGATCAACCCACCTCCAGCACCCCCGTTCCCGACCGGGCGGCCCGCCGGCTGGACCGGTGGCGCGCCGCGCACGACCTCGCCGCCACCGGGCAGTGGGGGCGGCGGCTGGCCGCGGTCGGGCTGGACGAGGCCGGGGTGCTCGCGCTGCTGGCCGAGGCGCCGGCGGAGCTCGCGGCCAGGGCGTCGCGCCCCCGGTGGGCGGTGGAGGTCGAGGCACTGCTGGAGACCGCGCCACCGGCCACCGCCTCCGCTGACACCGGCTCGACGGCCTCCGGCGCGGACCCGGACGACGACGCCCGCGGCGGATGGCAGGCCGGGTTCGCCGCGATCCTCGACCCGTTCGTCGCCACCGCGCGCGAGCGCTGCCTGGCCCGGATCCCGGAGTCCCCGGCCTGGGACAGGTCCCTGCTGGTGGCCGGGTTCACCGCGTCGCTGTCGGTGACCCTGACCCGGATCGCCTGCCGCACCCTGGTCCTGGAACTCAACGTCGCCCGGGTCACCGACCGGCTCGACGGCACGACCCCGCAGGAGCGGTTCGCCAGTTTCGTCCGGCAGGCCAGCCGGCGCGCGGCGCTTACCGCGATCCTGCACGAGTACCCGGTGCTCGCCCGGCTGCTCGTCCAGGCGACGGACAACGCCGTCGACGCGTTCGTCGAGCTGGTCGACCGGTGGCGCGCCGATCGGCCCGCCGTGGTCGCCGGCCTGTTCGGGGGAGTCGACCCCGGCCCGTGCGTGGCCGTCGACACCGGTGCCGGCGACGCGCACCGGGGTGGCCGGTCCGTGGCCGTCCTCCGGTTCGCCGACGGCCGCAAGCTGGTCTACAAGCCACGGTCCCTCGCGGTGCACGCGCGCTTCCACGGTCTCGTGCGCTGGCTCAACACCAAGACCGATCCGACGGGTACCGGTGAGCCGGCCCCTCCAGCGGCGGCCGACCCCGGTCGCCTCGACCTGCTGACCCCCGACATCCTCGACCGGGGCACCCACGGCTGGGCGGCCTTCGTGGAACACCGCTCCCTGCCGGGCGCGCCCGGCCCCTACTACCGCCGGCTCGGCGCGCTCCTGGCCCTCGTGTACGCCCTCGACGGGGTCGACTTCCACATGGAGAACCTGATCGCCTGCGGGGACCAGCCCGTGCTCGTCGACCTGGAGACCCTGTTCCACCCGCCGCACCGGACCGGCTCCGTCAGCGAGACCGGGCTGCTGCCCCTGGCCGGCCTCGACCTGAGCGGGCTCGGCGGCGCGGAGGGCACCCCCTACCCGACGGAGTCCGCCGTGCTCGCCGAGCCGGGCACCGACGGGATGCGGATCGACCGGCGGACCCTGCGCACCCGGGGGGCGCGGAACCGGCCGCTCGCCGGCGGCGTACCCGTCGACGCCCGGGCTTTTTCCGCCGACCTGCTCGCCGGCTTCCGCCTCGGCTACACCACGCTGGTCGCCTCGCGGGACGAGTTCCTGGCCCGGCTCGCCGACTTCGCCGACGACGAGATCCGGGTCGTGATCCGCCCGACCCAGACCTACGCCATGCTCCTGGACGAGTCGACCCACCCCGACGTCCTGCGCGACGCCCTCGACCGGGACCGGATCCTCGACCACCTGTGGGCCCGCTCGACCGGCGACCCCCTCCGCGAGGGCCTGATCCACCACGAGCTGCGGGAGCTGTGGGCCGGCGACGTGCCGGTGTTCACCAGCCGGCCCGGCAGCCGCGACCTGTTCACCGGCGTCGGGGCGAGGGTTCGCGACGTCTATCCCGTGCCGCATCTGGCGCGGGTGTCCCAGAAGATAGCGGCCATGGGCCCCGACGACCTTCTCGCCCAGGAGAAACTGATCGGGGACGCCATGGCGGAAGGAGAAAACCATGAGCGTTGA
- a CDS encoding cytochrome P450, whose product MDAGILLRKILSPAGRRDPWPLYASLHALGQVNSLPQIPGSKMCAVVNGYEAVGEVLRDVRFVNLDRGNIADSRPDWEEHPFYTTLMGTIMFSNAAEHSRFRRLFGKVFTPRRVTAMEPAITALIDARLDGMAAAGADGGEIDFMTEFAYPVPAGVVGQLLGIPEADWAWVPPRTDLINEALNMRVNNAKVLEAADRATQELVDYYLELIARLRAEPGDDVTSGLIQEIDAGTHVSDLELACNLVVTYNAAFSTTTPMFAAALVELLERPEQAARMRDVPEAAGPLVEEILRYQTSVHFVSRSASEDLTVHGVDIPKGGTILVMLGAANRDPKRFADPDVFDPDRPENNPISFGVGPHYCLGAALSRREGALAMPRLLRRFPKLAIGANPQLNDSILLPSYLSLPVTLF is encoded by the coding sequence ATGGACGCTGGCATTCTCCTGCGAAAGATCCTCAGCCCGGCGGGGCGCAGGGACCCCTGGCCGCTGTACGCGTCCCTGCACGCCCTCGGCCAGGTCAACTCCCTGCCCCAGATCCCGGGCTCGAAGATGTGCGCCGTCGTCAACGGCTACGAGGCCGTCGGCGAGGTGCTGCGCGATGTCCGGTTCGTCAACCTGGACCGGGGCAACATCGCCGACTCCCGACCGGACTGGGAGGAGCACCCTTTCTACACCACCCTGATGGGCACCATCATGTTCAGCAACGCCGCCGAGCACAGCCGGTTCCGCCGGCTGTTCGGCAAGGTGTTCACCCCCCGCCGGGTGACGGCCATGGAGCCGGCGATCACGGCACTGATCGACGCCCGGCTGGACGGGATGGCGGCGGCCGGGGCCGACGGTGGCGAGATCGACTTCATGACGGAATTCGCCTATCCGGTGCCGGCGGGGGTCGTCGGCCAGCTCCTCGGCATCCCCGAGGCGGACTGGGCCTGGGTGCCGCCGCGCACCGACCTGATCAACGAGGCCCTGAACATGCGGGTCAACAACGCCAAGGTGCTCGAGGCCGCAGACCGCGCCACCCAGGAACTCGTCGACTACTACCTGGAGCTCATCGCCCGGCTGCGCGCGGAGCCCGGTGACGACGTGACGAGCGGCCTGATCCAGGAGATCGACGCCGGCACCCACGTGTCGGACCTGGAGCTGGCCTGCAACCTGGTCGTCACGTACAACGCCGCGTTCTCCACCACGACGCCGATGTTCGCCGCCGCGCTCGTCGAGCTGCTGGAACGCCCCGAGCAGGCGGCGCGGATGCGGGACGTGCCGGAGGCCGCGGGCCCGCTGGTCGAGGAGATCCTGCGGTACCAGACGTCCGTGCACTTCGTCAGCCGCAGCGCCTCGGAGGACCTGACGGTGCACGGGGTCGACATCCCGAAGGGCGGCACGATCCTGGTGATGCTCGGCGCGGCCAACCGGGACCCGAAGCGGTTCGCCGACCCGGACGTCTTCGACCCGGACCGCCCGGAGAACAACCCGATCAGTTTCGGGGTCGGCCCGCACTACTGCCTGGGCGCGGCGCTGTCCCGCAGGGAGGGCGCGCTGGCCATGCCCCGGCTGCTGCGCCGGTTCCCGAAGCTGGCGATCGGGGCGAACCCGCAGCTCAACGACTCGATCCTGCTGCCGAGCTACCTGTCGCTGCCCGTCACCCTGTTCTAA
- a CDS encoding phosphocholine-specific phospholipase C — MERRQFLTIAAGALAATGFFPDNLQRAMAAPVQPLAALTDIEHVVVFMQENRSFDHYFGLLRGVRGFGDRSRITLPGGKSVFEQPNGTKTLMPFRVHDQCMNGTPHDWGSGHTAWDNGKWDKWVSAKGAATMAYYGPEDLGFYYQLADAFTIMDAYHCSVMGPTCPNRLYLWSGHSGGYTDNSMGEGNPICTWTTYAERLEAASVSWKVYQESNNYDDNGLAYFKQFHDAAPGTALHDKAMVKYPDLVTAFKNDVTAGTLPKVSWVVAPDYKSEHPSWGPNSGALLTSQLLDALASNPAVWNKSVFLLTYDENDGFYDHVPPPVPAPGTPGEFSGGQPFGLGVRVPMIVVSPFSRGGNVSSETSDHTSVLQFLEKVTGVAEPNISAWRRKVTGDLTSTLDLTGTVGTYPALTRPVDPACRSGVSVRPPKTQVMPVQASGTRPARPLPYQPTSALSVDRAAGKVWIALGNAGAEAAHLAVYAQAFRTDGPWQYTVDAHASTSDYFNVQTYGGGKYDLGVFGPNRFLRRFAGDINAAGGLLQVTDEVDPAAGLFWLTLANHGTSAVTFTVAATGYRTDGPWTYPVAAGGSTRVSWNATTGWYDLTVTTASDTAWTQRFLGHIETGAPSITG; from the coding sequence GTGGAACGTCGTCAGTTCCTCACCATCGCCGCCGGCGCGCTCGCCGCGACCGGTTTCTTCCCGGACAACCTGCAGCGCGCCATGGCCGCGCCGGTCCAGCCGCTGGCCGCGCTGACCGACATCGAGCACGTGGTCGTCTTCATGCAGGAGAACCGCTCGTTCGACCACTATTTCGGGCTGCTGCGCGGGGTGCGCGGTTTCGGTGATCGGAGCCGGATCACGCTGCCCGGCGGGAAGTCGGTGTTCGAGCAGCCGAACGGGACCAAGACCCTGATGCCGTTCCGGGTGCACGACCAGTGCATGAACGGTACGCCGCACGACTGGGGCAGCGGGCACACCGCGTGGGACAACGGTAAGTGGGACAAGTGGGTGTCCGCGAAGGGCGCGGCGACGATGGCGTACTACGGCCCCGAGGACCTGGGCTTCTACTACCAGCTGGCCGACGCGTTCACCATCATGGACGCCTACCACTGTTCGGTGATGGGCCCGACGTGCCCGAACCGGCTGTACCTGTGGTCGGGGCACTCCGGCGGGTACACGGACAACTCGATGGGCGAGGGCAACCCGATCTGCACCTGGACGACCTACGCCGAGCGGCTGGAGGCGGCGTCGGTCAGCTGGAAGGTGTACCAGGAGTCCAACAACTACGACGACAACGGCCTGGCGTACTTCAAGCAGTTCCACGACGCCGCCCCGGGCACCGCGCTGCACGACAAGGCGATGGTGAAGTATCCGGACCTGGTGACGGCCTTCAAGAACGACGTCACGGCGGGTACGTTGCCGAAGGTGTCGTGGGTGGTCGCGCCGGACTACAAGTCCGAGCACCCGAGCTGGGGGCCGAACTCCGGGGCGCTGCTGACCAGTCAGTTGCTCGACGCGCTGGCCTCGAACCCGGCTGTGTGGAACAAGAGCGTCTTCCTGCTCACCTACGACGAGAACGACGGCTTCTACGATCACGTGCCGCCGCCGGTGCCGGCCCCGGGCACGCCGGGCGAGTTCAGCGGCGGCCAGCCGTTCGGGCTGGGCGTGCGGGTGCCGATGATCGTGGTGTCGCCGTTCAGCCGGGGCGGAAACGTCTCCTCGGAGACGTCCGACCACACCTCTGTGCTGCAGTTCCTGGAGAAGGTCACCGGGGTGGCCGAGCCGAACATCAGCGCGTGGCGGCGCAAGGTGACCGGCGACCTGACGTCGACCCTGGACCTGACGGGCACGGTCGGCACCTATCCGGCGCTGACCCGGCCGGTGGACCCGGCGTGCCGGTCCGGGGTGAGCGTCCGGCCGCCGAAGACGCAGGTGATGCCGGTGCAGGCGTCGGGGACCCGGCCGGCCCGGCCGCTGCCGTACCAGCCGACGTCGGCCCTGTCCGTGGACCGGGCGGCCGGCAAGGTGTGGATCGCGCTCGGCAACGCGGGGGCCGAGGCCGCGCACCTGGCGGTGTACGCGCAGGCGTTCCGCACCGACGGGCCGTGGCAGTACACCGTGGACGCGCACGCCTCGACGAGCGACTACTTCAACGTGCAGACGTACGGCGGCGGGAAGTACGACCTGGGCGTGTTCGGCCCGAACCGGTTCCTGCGCCGGTTCGCCGGGGACATCAACGCCGCGGGCGGGCTGCTCCAGGTGACCGACGAGGTCGACCCGGCCGCCGGGCTGTTCTGGCTGACCCTGGCCAACCACGGCACGTCTGCAGTGACCTTCACGGTCGCGGCGACCGGCTACCGGACGGACGGGCCGTGGACCTACCCGGTCGCGGCCGGCGGCTCGACCCGCGTCTCCTGGAATGCCACCACCGGCTGGTACGACCTGACGGTGACGACCGCCTCGGACACCGCCTGGACCCAACGTTTCCTCGGCCACATCGAAACGGGCGCGCCGAGCATCACAGGCTGA
- a CDS encoding MFS transporter: MRRRTGLIALLAADTVAALGIQMSVVAIPWLVLVMTNSPAKMGLAAGAEIVCYVLSGIFAAPVADRFGTRRTAIAAETGSAAALATVALLPHLHFGVLLVLVAVSGGLRGVGDRVKHVMMRPMAEIADAPMIRVTSVYESLTRVAMLVGAPLAGVLISAMSAAHVVGLTAVTFAGCALLVTLFVRPPDAGPAEAREPYLTALRGGVRTLLGDRMLVTMTLILFASNLFTQAAVVVFVPLWVRDVAHTSTALGLVDGAFAGGVLLGSMVFTLLATRVPQYLAFTLGAILGGAPRLLVLGLSDNLAVVMGVTLLSGVAMCAVNPVYGAALYRRVPAALQTRVFGLVTAVCFSGIPLGGILAGWAVPGFGLTGTVLSFGVVFLVVSLVPLLGVRGRDPLGVPERETAAA, encoded by the coding sequence GTGAGACGGCGTACCGGGCTGATCGCCCTGCTCGCCGCCGACACGGTCGCCGCGCTCGGCATCCAGATGTCGGTCGTGGCCATCCCGTGGCTGGTCCTGGTGATGACGAACAGCCCGGCCAAGATGGGACTGGCTGCCGGCGCGGAGATCGTCTGCTACGTCCTGTCCGGGATCTTCGCCGCCCCGGTCGCCGACCGGTTCGGCACCCGGCGGACCGCGATCGCCGCCGAGACGGGCAGCGCCGCGGCCCTGGCGACCGTCGCGCTGCTCCCGCACCTACACTTCGGCGTGCTGCTCGTCCTGGTGGCCGTCTCCGGCGGCCTGCGCGGCGTCGGCGACCGGGTCAAACACGTGATGATGCGGCCGATGGCCGAGATCGCCGACGCGCCGATGATCCGGGTGACCTCGGTCTACGAGAGCCTCACCCGGGTCGCGATGCTCGTCGGCGCGCCCCTGGCCGGCGTGCTCATCTCCGCGATGAGCGCCGCGCACGTCGTCGGGCTGACCGCCGTCACGTTCGCGGGCTGCGCGCTGCTCGTCACGCTGTTCGTCCGGCCGCCCGACGCCGGCCCCGCCGAGGCCCGCGAGCCGTACCTGACCGCGCTGCGCGGCGGGGTCCGCACCCTGCTCGGCGACCGGATGCTCGTCACGATGACCCTGATCCTGTTCGCGTCGAACCTGTTCACCCAGGCCGCCGTCGTCGTCTTCGTGCCCCTGTGGGTCCGCGACGTCGCGCACACCTCCACGGCGCTCGGCCTGGTCGACGGCGCGTTCGCCGGCGGGGTGCTGCTCGGCAGCATGGTGTTCACGCTGCTGGCGACCCGGGTCCCGCAGTACCTGGCGTTCACGCTCGGCGCCATCCTCGGCGGCGCGCCACGGCTGCTGGTGCTCGGCCTCAGCGACAACCTGGCCGTGGTGATGGGCGTGACCCTGCTGTCCGGGGTGGCGATGTGCGCCGTGAACCCGGTGTACGGCGCGGCCCTGTACCGCCGGGTGCCCGCCGCCCTGCAGACCCGGGTGTTCGGGCTGGTCACGGCCGTGTGCTTCTCGGGTATCCCCCTCGGCGGGATCCTCGCCGGCTGGGCGGTGCCCGGGTTCGGGCTGACCGGGACGGTGTTGTCGTTCGGGGTGGTGTTCCTGGTGGTCAGCCTGGTGCCGCTGCTCGGGGTGCGGGGACGGGACCCGTTGGGGGTGCCGGAGCGGGAGACGGCGGCGGCGTAG
- a CDS encoding helix-turn-helix domain-containing protein has product MSDAHDYLRRIGGLIRASRKHRGWTQAQLAEALGTSQSAVNRIEHGHQNLSLDMLSRIGDALDSEIVSIGHTGPMHLRIVGGQQLSGSIDVRSSKNAGVALLCASLLNKGRTTLRKVARIEEVNRILEVLGSIGVRTRWLNDENDLEITRPATLDLSTMDVEAARRTRSILMFLGPLLHELDRFELPYAGGCDLGTRTIEPTLTALRPFGLAVKAHEGFYHADVDREIVPTRAIVLTERGDTVTENVLMAAARHPGVTVIRNASSNYMVQDLCFFLGELGVRVDGVGTTTLTVHGVAELDRAVDYAPSEDPIEAMSLIAAAIVTSSEITVCRAPIEFLEIELATLEEMGLDYTRSEEYPAANGHTRLVDLTVRPSTLRAPLDKIHPMPFPGLNIDNLPFFAVIAAVASGATLVHDWVYENRAIYLTELTKLGAHVKLLDPHRVYVEGPTHWSAAEVICPPALRPAVVILLAMLAAKGTSVLRNIYVIDRGYEQLAQRLNLLGARIETFRDL; this is encoded by the coding sequence ATGTCTGACGCCCATGACTACCTGCGCCGCATCGGCGGCCTCATCCGCGCCTCCCGCAAGCACCGGGGATGGACCCAGGCGCAGCTCGCCGAGGCCCTGGGGACCAGCCAGAGCGCCGTCAACCGGATCGAGCACGGCCACCAGAACCTCAGCCTCGACATGCTCAGCCGGATCGGCGACGCCCTCGACAGCGAGATCGTCTCGATCGGCCACACCGGGCCGATGCACCTGAGGATCGTGGGCGGCCAGCAGCTCTCCGGCAGCATCGACGTGCGGTCCAGCAAGAACGCCGGTGTGGCGCTGCTGTGCGCGTCGCTGCTCAACAAGGGCCGCACCACGCTGCGCAAGGTGGCCAGGATCGAGGAGGTCAACCGGATCCTGGAGGTGCTCGGCAGCATCGGTGTGAGGACCCGCTGGCTCAACGACGAGAACGACCTGGAGATCACCCGGCCGGCCACCCTGGACCTGAGCACGATGGACGTCGAGGCGGCCCGGCGGACCCGGAGCATCCTGATGTTCCTCGGCCCGCTGCTGCACGAGCTGGACCGGTTCGAGCTGCCGTACGCCGGGGGCTGCGACCTGGGCACCCGCACGATCGAGCCGACCCTGACCGCGCTGCGGCCGTTCGGGCTCGCCGTGAAGGCGCACGAGGGCTTCTACCACGCCGACGTCGACCGGGAGATCGTGCCGACCCGGGCCATCGTCCTCACCGAGCGCGGCGACACCGTGACCGAGAACGTGCTGATGGCCGCCGCCCGGCACCCGGGCGTCACCGTGATCCGCAACGCCAGCTCCAACTACATGGTCCAGGACCTGTGCTTCTTCCTCGGCGAGCTGGGCGTGCGGGTCGACGGGGTCGGCACCACCACCCTGACTGTGCACGGGGTGGCCGAGCTCGACCGGGCCGTCGACTACGCCCCGTCCGAGGACCCGATCGAGGCCATGAGCCTGATCGCCGCCGCGATCGTGACGTCCTCGGAGATCACGGTGTGCCGGGCGCCGATCGAGTTCCTCGAGATCGAGCTGGCGACCCTGGAGGAGATGGGGCTCGACTACACCCGCAGCGAGGAGTACCCGGCGGCCAACGGGCACACCCGGCTCGTCGACCTGACCGTGCGGCCGTCCACACTGCGCGCGCCCCTGGACAAGATCCACCCGATGCCGTTCCCCGGGCTCAACATCGACAACCTGCCGTTCTTCGCCGTGATCGCCGCCGTGGCCTCCGGCGCGACCCTGGTGCACGACTGGGTCTACGAGAACCGGGCCATCTACCTCACCGAACTCACCAAGCTCGGCGCGCACGTCAAACTTCTCGACCCGCACCGGGTCTACGTCGAGGGCCCCACCCACTGGTCGGCCGCCGAGGTGATCTGCCCGCCGGCCCTGCGCCCGGCCGTGGTGATCCTGCTGGCGATGCTCGCCGCGAAGGGGACGTCCGTCCTGCGCAACATCTACGTCATCGACCGGGGCTACGAACAGCTCGCCCAGCGGCTGAATCTGCTGGGGGCGCGAATTGAGACATTCCGCGACTTGTAG
- a CDS encoding SGNH/GDSL hydrolase family protein, which produces MNTPRKLRVLLAATAVAVVASSVLAASSGSATGGIEKTQEWTGTWAAGSTPGSVAGGSSQIGFTNQSLRMIVHTSVGGEALRIRISDQYGLNPSITIGHATIALPDLTTPDPSDIDLTSVHELTFNGKTSVVQKKGTDLLTDPVTMTIPNQQDLVVTLFFPVATGPTTFHFQSRQASYYMVGDQTTTAAMPGASVRENFYFLAGIDVLREKAGGSVAILGDSIANGTNSTMGGNKRWPDALATRLILNPRNGRTPGVLNMGVSGNRITKDGLEPINGGGGFAEIGNSALFRLGHDVLAPSGVGTVVVDLGINDIWMSNESADAIIDGLHQISVQSRQRAIKVIGCTLMPYETSTAAVWTPEREATRIAVNEYLRTSSDFDGVVDFDKALRDPAAPTKLRAEFDSGDHIHPNDAGYQLMADTVNLNMLR; this is translated from the coding sequence ATGAACACCCCTCGAAAGTTGCGGGTTCTGCTGGCCGCCACGGCGGTCGCGGTTGTCGCATCCTCTGTGCTCGCCGCGAGCAGCGGTTCGGCGACCGGCGGCATTGAAAAGACACAGGAATGGACCGGCACGTGGGCGGCGGGGTCAACGCCCGGAAGTGTTGCCGGTGGCTCCAGCCAGATCGGTTTCACCAACCAGAGCCTGCGCATGATCGTGCACACCTCGGTCGGTGGTGAGGCACTGCGGATCCGGATCTCGGACCAGTACGGTCTGAACCCGTCCATCACCATCGGTCACGCCACGATCGCGCTGCCGGATCTGACCACCCCTGACCCGTCCGACATCGACCTGACGAGCGTGCACGAGCTGACGTTCAACGGGAAGACGTCGGTGGTGCAGAAGAAGGGCACCGACCTGCTGACGGACCCGGTCACCATGACGATTCCGAACCAGCAGGACCTGGTCGTGACGCTGTTCTTCCCGGTCGCGACCGGGCCGACGACGTTCCACTTCCAGTCGCGGCAGGCGTCCTACTACATGGTCGGCGACCAGACGACCACCGCCGCGATGCCCGGTGCCAGCGTGAGGGAGAACTTCTACTTCCTCGCCGGCATCGACGTGCTGCGGGAGAAGGCCGGCGGTTCGGTCGCCATCCTCGGTGACTCGATCGCCAACGGCACCAACTCCACGATGGGCGGGAACAAGCGGTGGCCGGACGCCCTGGCCACCCGCCTGATCCTCAACCCGCGTAACGGCCGGACCCCGGGCGTGCTCAACATGGGCGTCAGCGGGAACCGGATCACCAAGGACGGGCTCGAGCCCATCAACGGTGGTGGCGGCTTCGCCGAGATCGGCAACAGCGCGCTGTTCCGGCTCGGGCACGACGTCCTGGCGCCGTCCGGCGTCGGTACGGTCGTGGTCGACCTGGGCATCAACGACATCTGGATGAGCAACGAGAGCGCCGATGCGATCATCGACGGTCTGCACCAGATCTCGGTCCAGTCGCGCCAGCGGGCGATCAAGGTCATCGGCTGCACGCTGATGCCGTACGAGACCTCGACGGCCGCCGTGTGGACCCCCGAGCGGGAAGCCACCCGGATCGCGGTCAACGAGTACCTGCGCACGAGCTCCGACTTCGACGGTGTCGTCGACTTCGACAAGGCTCTGCGTGACCCGGCCGCCCCCACGAAGTTGCGCGCGGAGTTCGACAGTGGAGACCACATCCACCCGAACGACGCGGGTTACCAGCTGATGGCGGACACGGTTAACCTGAACATGCTCCGATAA